Proteins found in one Brachypodium distachyon strain Bd21 chromosome 5, Brachypodium_distachyon_v3.0, whole genome shotgun sequence genomic segment:
- the LOC106865572 gene encoding uncharacterized protein LOC106865572 isoform X3, whose amino-acid sequence MDIVKVTSSSAGLSDMDVARNYIGRCIEPLQRRSRPTWLYTESDDHTRLQRQGLTPLEIRTWVKGITGEDAPFTEVPAGAVALHARVPNPGALNYPLCNEWGIESDPLSGSPPPQPRTRTSKEPASESEGEDDSEWDSEGTEGADAGDDPHHCADESSGGEKHREVEGGKAEDNDDDDDVPLLRLAVAHGASQHGAGSSTQAPPPDAGAEGSAGSRGASEAASIASTAPQAPRVGKCPQVGGIFADRVLVLNPPRSSVKRGQSGMPLASPPLALVAVHGFLAGAAHRRCGHSCPHSTGYRPGIRGRRSCQGTPATGPGVGEGSPHTEGEGAQQRLCGVYSLLLRRVRELPQP is encoded by the exons atggacattgtcaaAGTCACATCTTCATCAGCAGGCCTCTCGGATATGGACGTGGCACGCAACTACATTGGGAGGTGCATAGAGCCCCTACAACGGCGCTCACGCCCAACGTGGTTGTACACCGAGTCGGATGACCACACCCGGCTGCAGCGCCAAGGACTGACGCCGTTGGAGATCCGAACCTGGGTGAAGGGAATCACCGGTGAGGACGCTCCCTTCACGGAGGTGCCGGCGGGAGCTGTGGCGCTCcatgccagggttccaaaccCTGGGGCGCTCAACTACCCActctgcaacgagtggggaatTGAGTCAGACCCGCTGTCTGGCAGTCCTCCCCCGCAACCTAGGACACGTACTAGCAAGGAGCCAGCATCGGAGAGTGAGGGGGAAGACGACTCGGAGTGGGACTCTGAGGGAACGGAAGGtgccgacgccggcgacgatcCCCACCATTGTGCCGACGAATCCTCCGGAGGCGAAAAACACCGGGAGGTCGAAGGCGGCAAGGCGGAGGAcaacgatgacgacgacgacgtcccTCTGTTGAGGCTGGCGGTGGCACATGGGGCGAGCCAGCATGGGGCTGGTTCGTCCACCCAAGCCCCACCTCCAGACGCGGGAGCGGAAGGATCTGCCGGCAGCAGAGGGGCTTCAGAAGCCGCCTCTATCGCGTCGACGGCGCCTCAGGCGCCACGAGTGGGGAAGTGTCCTCAAGTAGGCGGCATCTTCGCTGATCGGGTGCTTGTGCTCAACCCGCCAAG GTCTTCGGTGAAGAGGGGGCAATCCGGTATGCCACTAGCATCTCCTCCGCTTGCGCTGGTTGCCGTGCATGGTTTCTTGGCTGGGGCTGCCCACCGGCGATGTGGACATTCCTGTCCACACTCCACAGGATACAGGCCCGGGATCAG GGGCCGACGTAGTTGCCAGGGGACCCCAGCAACGGGACCTGGTGTGGGTGAAGGATCACCGCATACGGAAGGGGAGGGAGCCCAGCAAAG attgtgtggagtgtattccttgttgttgcgaagagtgcgagaactaccacaaccttga
- the LOC106865572 gene encoding uncharacterized protein LOC106865572 isoform X1, producing MDIVKVTSSSAGLSDMDVARNYIGRCIEPLQRRSRPTWLYTESDDHTRLQRQGLTPLEIRTWVKGITGEDAPFTEVPAGAVALHARVPNPGALNYPLCNEWGIESDPLSGSPPPQPRTRTSKEPASESEGEDDSEWDSEGTEGADAGDDPHHCADESSGGEKHREVEGGKAEDNDDDDDVPLLRLAVAHGASQHGAGSSTQAPPPDAGAEGSAGSRGASEAASIASTAPQAPRVGKCPQVGGIFADRVLVLNPPRSSVKRGQSGMPLASPPLALVAVHGFLAGAAHRRCGHSCPHSTGYRPGIRGRRSCQGTPATGPGVGEGSPHTEGEGAQQRNSPITYSARPRTRDEPVVPTWAEQQWRANPLAG from the exons atggacattgtcaaAGTCACATCTTCATCAGCAGGCCTCTCGGATATGGACGTGGCACGCAACTACATTGGGAGGTGCATAGAGCCCCTACAACGGCGCTCACGCCCAACGTGGTTGTACACCGAGTCGGATGACCACACCCGGCTGCAGCGCCAAGGACTGACGCCGTTGGAGATCCGAACCTGGGTGAAGGGAATCACCGGTGAGGACGCTCCCTTCACGGAGGTGCCGGCGGGAGCTGTGGCGCTCcatgccagggttccaaaccCTGGGGCGCTCAACTACCCActctgcaacgagtggggaatTGAGTCAGACCCGCTGTCTGGCAGTCCTCCCCCGCAACCTAGGACACGTACTAGCAAGGAGCCAGCATCGGAGAGTGAGGGGGAAGACGACTCGGAGTGGGACTCTGAGGGAACGGAAGGtgccgacgccggcgacgatcCCCACCATTGTGCCGACGAATCCTCCGGAGGCGAAAAACACCGGGAGGTCGAAGGCGGCAAGGCGGAGGAcaacgatgacgacgacgacgtcccTCTGTTGAGGCTGGCGGTGGCACATGGGGCGAGCCAGCATGGGGCTGGTTCGTCCACCCAAGCCCCACCTCCAGACGCGGGAGCGGAAGGATCTGCCGGCAGCAGAGGGGCTTCAGAAGCCGCCTCTATCGCGTCGACGGCGCCTCAGGCGCCACGAGTGGGGAAGTGTCCTCAAGTAGGCGGCATCTTCGCTGATCGGGTGCTTGTGCTCAACCCGCCAAG GTCTTCGGTGAAGAGGGGGCAATCCGGTATGCCACTAGCATCTCCTCCGCTTGCGCTGGTTGCCGTGCATGGTTTCTTGGCTGGGGCTGCCCACCGGCGATGTGGACATTCCTGTCCACACTCCACAGGATACAGGCCCGGGATCAG GGGCCGACGTAGTTGCCAGGGGACCCCAGCAACGGGACCTGGTGTGGGTGAAGGATCACCGCATACGGAAGGGGAGGGAGCCCAGCAAAG GAACTCGCCCATCACTTACTCAGCCAGACCAAGGACCCGGGACGAACCCGTAGTGCCAACCTGGGCCGAGCAGCAGTGGCGAGCCAATCCACTTGCGGGTTAA
- the LOC106865572 gene encoding uncharacterized protein LOC106865572 isoform X4, protein MDIVKVTSSSAGLSDMDVARNYIGRCIEPLQRRSRPTWLYTESDDHTRLQRQGLTPLEIRTWVKGITGEDAPFTEVPAGAVALHARVPNPGALNYPLCNEWGIESDPLSGSPPPQPRTRTSKEPASESEGEDDSEWDSEGTEGADAGDDPHHCADESSGGEKHREVEGGKAEDNDDDDDVPLLRLAVAHGASQHGAGSSTQAPPPDAGAEGSAGSRGASEAASIASTAPQAPRVGKCPQVGGIFADRVLVLNPPRSSVKRGQSGMPLASPPLALVAVHGFLAGAAHRRCGHSCPHSTGYRPGIRGRRSCQGTPATGPGVGEGSPHTEGEGAQQSILRERTLRL, encoded by the exons atggacattgtcaaAGTCACATCTTCATCAGCAGGCCTCTCGGATATGGACGTGGCACGCAACTACATTGGGAGGTGCATAGAGCCCCTACAACGGCGCTCACGCCCAACGTGGTTGTACACCGAGTCGGATGACCACACCCGGCTGCAGCGCCAAGGACTGACGCCGTTGGAGATCCGAACCTGGGTGAAGGGAATCACCGGTGAGGACGCTCCCTTCACGGAGGTGCCGGCGGGAGCTGTGGCGCTCcatgccagggttccaaaccCTGGGGCGCTCAACTACCCActctgcaacgagtggggaatTGAGTCAGACCCGCTGTCTGGCAGTCCTCCCCCGCAACCTAGGACACGTACTAGCAAGGAGCCAGCATCGGAGAGTGAGGGGGAAGACGACTCGGAGTGGGACTCTGAGGGAACGGAAGGtgccgacgccggcgacgatcCCCACCATTGTGCCGACGAATCCTCCGGAGGCGAAAAACACCGGGAGGTCGAAGGCGGCAAGGCGGAGGAcaacgatgacgacgacgacgtcccTCTGTTGAGGCTGGCGGTGGCACATGGGGCGAGCCAGCATGGGGCTGGTTCGTCCACCCAAGCCCCACCTCCAGACGCGGGAGCGGAAGGATCTGCCGGCAGCAGAGGGGCTTCAGAAGCCGCCTCTATCGCGTCGACGGCGCCTCAGGCGCCACGAGTGGGGAAGTGTCCTCAAGTAGGCGGCATCTTCGCTGATCGGGTGCTTGTGCTCAACCCGCCAAG GTCTTCGGTGAAGAGGGGGCAATCCGGTATGCCACTAGCATCTCCTCCGCTTGCGCTGGTTGCCGTGCATGGTTTCTTGGCTGGGGCTGCCCACCGGCGATGTGGACATTCCTGTCCACACTCCACAGGATACAGGCCCGGGATCAG GGGCCGACGTAGTTGCCAGGGGACCCCAGCAACGGGACCTGGTGTGGGTGAAGGATCACCGCATACGGAAGGGGAGGGAGCCCAGCAAAG tattctcagagagcgaaccttgcgattgtga
- the LOC106865572 gene encoding uncharacterized protein LOC106865572 isoform X2 — protein sequence MDIVKVTSSSAGLSDMDVARNYIGRCIEPLQRRSRPTWLYTESDDHTRLQRQGLTPLEIRTWVKGITGEDAPFTEVPAGAVALHARVPNPGALNYPLCNEWGIESDPLSGSPPPQPRTRTSKEPASESEGEDDSEWDSEGTEGADAGDDPHHCADESSGGEKHREVEGGKAEDNDDDDDVPLLRLAVAHGASQHGAGSSTQAPPPDAGAEGSAGSRGASEAASIASTAPQAPRVGKCPQVGGIFADRVLVLNPPRSSVKRGQSGMPLASPPLALVAVHGFLAGAAHRRCGHSCPHSTGYRPGIRGRRSCQGTPATGPGVGEGSPHTEGEGAQQRCRRDAILAAMLTTMRRVRTTTTPPCSNC from the exons atggacattgtcaaAGTCACATCTTCATCAGCAGGCCTCTCGGATATGGACGTGGCACGCAACTACATTGGGAGGTGCATAGAGCCCCTACAACGGCGCTCACGCCCAACGTGGTTGTACACCGAGTCGGATGACCACACCCGGCTGCAGCGCCAAGGACTGACGCCGTTGGAGATCCGAACCTGGGTGAAGGGAATCACCGGTGAGGACGCTCCCTTCACGGAGGTGCCGGCGGGAGCTGTGGCGCTCcatgccagggttccaaaccCTGGGGCGCTCAACTACCCActctgcaacgagtggggaatTGAGTCAGACCCGCTGTCTGGCAGTCCTCCCCCGCAACCTAGGACACGTACTAGCAAGGAGCCAGCATCGGAGAGTGAGGGGGAAGACGACTCGGAGTGGGACTCTGAGGGAACGGAAGGtgccgacgccggcgacgatcCCCACCATTGTGCCGACGAATCCTCCGGAGGCGAAAAACACCGGGAGGTCGAAGGCGGCAAGGCGGAGGAcaacgatgacgacgacgacgtcccTCTGTTGAGGCTGGCGGTGGCACATGGGGCGAGCCAGCATGGGGCTGGTTCGTCCACCCAAGCCCCACCTCCAGACGCGGGAGCGGAAGGATCTGCCGGCAGCAGAGGGGCTTCAGAAGCCGCCTCTATCGCGTCGACGGCGCCTCAGGCGCCACGAGTGGGGAAGTGTCCTCAAGTAGGCGGCATCTTCGCTGATCGGGTGCTTGTGCTCAACCCGCCAAG GTCTTCGGTGAAGAGGGGGCAATCCGGTATGCCACTAGCATCTCCTCCGCTTGCGCTGGTTGCCGTGCATGGTTTCTTGGCTGGGGCTGCCCACCGGCGATGTGGACATTCCTGTCCACACTCCACAGGATACAGGCCCGGGATCAG GGGCCGACGTAGTTGCCAGGGGACCCCAGCAACGGGACCTGGTGTGGGTGAAGGATCACCGCATACGGAAGGGGAGGGAGCCCAGCAAAG ATGCCGCCGAGACGCGATACTCGCCGCGATGCTGACAACAATGAGGAGGGTCAGGACAACAACAACgccaccatgcagcaactgctAG